The following proteins are co-located in the Acinetobacter shaoyimingii genome:
- the lpxC gene encoding UDP-3-O-acyl-N-acetylglucosamine deacetylase — MLKQRTLKRVVKASGIGLHSGQKVMINFVPHVADGGIVFRRIDLNPPVNIPANAMLIQEAFMCSNLVQENAKVGTVEHVMSAIAGLGIDNLIIEVSASEVPIMDGSAGPFIYLLMQGELVEQDAPKKFIKILKPVQALIDDKRAIFSPHNGFQLNFTIDFDHPAFAKEYQSATIDFSTETFVYEVSEARTFGFMKDLDYLKSNNLALGASLDNAIGVDDTGVVNEEGLRFADEFVRHKILDAVGDLFLLGHQIIAKFDGYKSGHALNNQLLRNVKSDPTSYEIVTFDDQKSCPIQFVSVT; from the coding sequence ATGTTGAAACAACGGACCCTGAAACGAGTCGTGAAAGCGAGTGGTATCGGATTACATAGTGGCCAAAAAGTAATGATTAATTTTGTCCCACATGTTGCTGATGGGGGTATTGTATTTCGACGTATTGACTTAAATCCGCCCGTAAATATTCCAGCCAATGCCATGCTGATTCAAGAAGCATTTATGTGTTCGAATTTGGTACAAGAAAATGCCAAAGTAGGTACAGTTGAACATGTGATGAGTGCGATTGCAGGTTTAGGTATTGATAATTTAATTATTGAAGTATCGGCCTCAGAAGTACCCATTATGGACGGAAGTGCTGGTCCTTTCATCTACTTACTTATGCAAGGTGAGCTTGTCGAACAAGATGCACCAAAAAAATTCATCAAAATTTTAAAACCTGTGCAAGCGCTTATTGATGATAAACGCGCGATTTTTTCTCCGCACAATGGTTTTCAACTTAATTTCACCATTGATTTTGATCATCCTGCTTTTGCAAAAGAATACCAATCTGCAACCATTGATTTCTCAACAGAAACATTTGTGTACGAAGTGAGTGAAGCACGTACCTTTGGATTTATGAAAGATCTGGACTACTTAAAATCTAATAATTTGGCTTTAGGTGCGAGTTTAGATAATGCCATTGGTGTAGATGATACTGGTGTAGTCAATGAAGAAGGTCTACGTTTTGCAGATGAATTTGTTCGCCACAAAATTTTAGATGCTGTTGGAGATCTATTTTTATTGGGTCACCAGATTATTGCAAAATTTGATGGTTACAAATCTGGTCATGCTTTGAACAATCAACTGTTACGCAATGTTAAAAGCGATCCAACCTCTTATGAAATTGTAACATTTGATGACCAAAAATCTTGCCCAATTCAGTTTGTTAGTGTGACATAA
- a CDS encoding DUF721 domain-containing protein, with protein sequence MSEPKKVFQQTRQHIKTGNLSFLTKQVTEWQKLTKLIQPLLPPNGEWQVVCYQYGILTITGENQALISQLGYLQKQYISQLSQIHELKDLQKLQLRLRTKPQNKPKTANIPKQLSPATQEMLQSAAAFVNDPKLSQALARLARDKK encoded by the coding sequence ATGTCAGAACCTAAAAAGGTATTTCAACAAACAAGACAACACATAAAAACAGGAAACTTATCGTTTCTAACAAAGCAAGTGACTGAATGGCAGAAACTTACTAAATTAATTCAACCATTATTACCACCAAATGGTGAGTGGCAAGTTGTATGTTATCAATACGGTATTTTGACGATCACCGGTGAAAATCAAGCCTTGATTAGTCAACTCGGTTATCTTCAAAAACAGTATATTTCTCAATTATCTCAAATTCACGAATTGAAAGATCTGCAAAAACTTCAACTTAGATTAAGAACAAAGCCCCAAAACAAACCAAAGACTGCAAACATTCCGAAACAATTATCACCAGCAACACAAGAGATGTTACAAAGCGCAGCTGCTTTCGTGAATGACCCCAAGCTTAGCCAAGCTTTGGCACGTTTGGCAAGAGATAAAAAGTAA
- a CDS encoding M23 family metallopeptidase, giving the protein MSSSDRLEELTKTLAKGTYTHPDDMDIPADTQMNVRLRESTPIELNNASLDKKYLTKNTKKEVSNDSFKGNGVYSWLVTHPLPDMKRVSSNFGGRSMGGRAEHHSGLDLSAASGTPIYATGPGVVTKSGWGRGYGQYVEINHGNGYITRYAHASRLVARVGDKVSAGEHIANVGCTGRCTGPHLHYEVVKDGQRKNPSTYLAMLP; this is encoded by the coding sequence CTGAGTTCAAGTGATCGTCTTGAAGAATTAACCAAAACCTTGGCGAAAGGGACGTATACACATCCTGATGATATGGATATCCCAGCAGATACACAGATGAATGTGCGCCTTCGTGAATCTACACCCATTGAATTAAACAATGCATCTCTAGATAAAAAATATTTGACCAAAAATACCAAAAAAGAGGTATCGAATGATTCCTTTAAGGGTAACGGTGTTTATTCTTGGTTAGTGACACATCCATTACCAGATATGAAGCGTGTGAGTTCAAATTTTGGTGGTCGTAGTATGGGTGGTCGTGCCGAGCATCATTCGGGTCTAGATCTTTCTGCTGCTTCTGGTACACCTATCTATGCGACAGGCCCAGGCGTAGTGACAAAGTCTGGTTGGGGGCGTGGTTATGGTCAATATGTTGAAATCAACCATGGCAATGGTTACATCACTCGTTATGCACATGCATCGCGTTTAGTTGCACGAGTGGGTGACAAAGTCAGTGCGGGTGAACATATTGCCAACGTAGGCTGTACTGGTCGTTGTACTGGTCCACATTTACACTATGAAGTGGTTAAAGATGGTCAACGTAAGAATCCATCTACTTATTTAGCAATGTTACCTTAA